A region from the Gemmatimonadota bacterium genome encodes:
- a CDS encoding universal stress protein, producing the protein MSLTTTAPFAGTDTADDVRGIAPRADGPIVVASDGTTSADAAVRLGAQLVARGRGAMHVVTVLPPAPLVAADYGVLLPPIETEQQRRDALVSRVRAQLRELLGSEADVVVEVRSGDPASRVAAYAREIGARTIVVGLGHHDLLDRLFGGETALHILRQASVPVLAVPAQAQVLPSRVIVAMDFSPTSVQAAKAALAVFPGVSILYLAHVAPRLELQPEAYAAWMTEYQGGVEPAFQKVRAELHVPPQVTIETITLTGKPSRALLDFARSAHVDAIVTGSRGAGFVDRMLVGSTATGLVRGAHVMVFGVPSGSAPVEVSGSHEEWATRLTDFTRRNAGRDATLEVDDPDLGAQTIHRGYPFLGAAWDHNDQRVELMLGEQDTTRHFTRGVTGVTAVDVLTDGHGRDAVLRIAHGSGQTILTLVR; encoded by the coding sequence ATGTCCCTCACAACGACAGCTCCGTTCGCGGGCACAGATACCGCGGACGACGTACGCGGGATTGCCCCACGCGCTGACGGTCCGATCGTCGTGGCCAGTGATGGTACGACGTCCGCCGACGCAGCGGTCCGACTCGGCGCCCAGCTTGTGGCCCGCGGCCGTGGAGCCATGCATGTGGTGACCGTCCTGCCACCGGCGCCACTCGTGGCTGCAGATTACGGCGTCCTCCTGCCGCCCATCGAGACCGAGCAACAGCGACGCGACGCCCTCGTGAGCCGGGTGCGTGCGCAGCTTCGGGAGTTGTTAGGCAGCGAGGCGGACGTGGTGGTAGAAGTCCGCTCCGGGGACCCGGCGTCGCGTGTCGCGGCGTACGCCCGCGAAATCGGTGCACGCACCATCGTCGTTGGGCTTGGCCATCATGACCTGCTCGATCGCCTGTTCGGCGGCGAGACCGCGCTGCACATCCTGCGGCAGGCGTCGGTGCCGGTGCTGGCGGTGCCCGCCCAGGCACAGGTGCTGCCTTCGCGCGTGATCGTCGCGATGGATTTCAGCCCGACCAGCGTGCAGGCGGCCAAGGCGGCACTTGCCGTGTTTCCCGGTGTCAGCATCCTCTATCTCGCGCACGTCGCCCCGAGGCTCGAACTCCAGCCAGAGGCGTACGCGGCATGGATGACGGAATATCAGGGCGGCGTTGAGCCGGCCTTCCAGAAGGTACGCGCGGAGCTGCATGTCCCTCCGCAGGTGACCATTGAGACCATCACGCTCACCGGGAAGCCGTCGCGGGCCCTCCTGGACTTCGCGCGAAGTGCCCACGTGGATGCCATCGTAACGGGGAGCCGCGGTGCCGGCTTTGTGGACCGCATGCTCGTTGGGTCCACCGCCACGGGGCTGGTGCGCGGCGCCCACGTCATGGTCTTCGGCGTCCCCTCCGGTTCGGCGCCAGTTGAGGTCAGTGGCTCGCACGAGGAATGGGCGACCCGGCTCACCGACTTCACCCGGAGAAACGCGGGCAGGGATGCCACTCTTGAGGTCGATGATCCTGACCTTGGGGCCCAGACCATACACCGGGGATACCCGTTCCTCGGCGCCGCGTGGGACCACAATGACCAGCGCGTCGAACTCATGCTGGGAGAACAGGATACGACACGTCACTTCACGCGTGGTGTCACCGGGGTGACGGCAGTGGACGTGTTAACGGACGGCCACGGAAGGGACGCAGTACTACGGATCGCGCACGGTTCAGGTCAAACGATCCTGACGCTCGTTCGCTGA
- a CDS encoding TonB-dependent receptor — MIKLVTVLGVFAVATAGAQGVGGVRGRITDAADGRPIPATTVRLVELRRIDVSHEDGVYEINGVPAGRYSVSVQRVGYRPRTVPLVVAGSETTVLDIALDAAALQLAQTVVTASAGERSSREVLSSTSVVSGAALDRQSAATVAGVLQNQPGVSVTSMGPTTARPVIRGLGGDRILMLEDGQRSGDLSSLSGDHAVAIEPSTAKQIEVVRGPMSLLYGSSALGGVVNVVREEIPTTIPDQLHGALSFEGASVSRGTSVGGYAAQRAGPLALRGEASWRRSANIRTPLGALVNTEAQTANGAGAVAWAGTAGHVGASYRFYGSNYGIPGGFIGGHEQGVDIRMRRHTVRAEAERTKRTGPFTSIRSTATITQYDHQEIEAGGSIATRFEQFQSVGEVVARHEAAGPFASGAIGVRAQYRDIVTGGTLRTPSTGDQTLAGFAIEEVKVGRLALQGGLRYDYASYTPRRRTFIFVGGERIPVESRTFGAVSGSVGAIYDLREVVHLGVSLNRAYRTPDFNELYSNGPHLAANSFDVGDPRLRQETGLGVDAFIRVDREHLRAEVSVFRNRLDNFIFPSSRGRAELGSQGARPRFQYTNEDARFSGAEGQLELAVTRRWVVDMTTSIVRARFTSIRAPIPVITDLDTSFVPAAAHPPFIPPISGNLGIRYDRPAAYGGLTMRWAGPQERLGDFEARTAGYAAVGANVGWRRLIGSRLHTVTLRVDNLFDRAYRDHLSRIKEIMPEPGRNVNLLYRLSF, encoded by the coding sequence ATGATCAAGCTGGTGACCGTGCTCGGCGTCTTCGCGGTGGCGACGGCGGGCGCTCAAGGAGTTGGCGGGGTCCGTGGGCGCATCACCGACGCCGCCGACGGACGCCCTATTCCCGCAACCACCGTGCGTTTGGTGGAGCTGCGCCGCATCGACGTCTCCCATGAAGATGGGGTGTACGAGATCAACGGCGTGCCGGCCGGACGGTATTCCGTGAGTGTGCAGCGCGTGGGGTACCGTCCGCGGACCGTGCCGCTCGTGGTGGCGGGCTCCGAAACGACGGTCCTGGATATCGCACTCGACGCGGCGGCACTACAACTCGCGCAAACGGTCGTCACGGCGTCTGCGGGGGAGCGGAGCAGCCGCGAAGTGCTCAGTTCGACGTCGGTCGTCAGCGGGGCTGCCCTCGACCGGCAGAGCGCGGCGACGGTGGCAGGGGTGCTCCAGAACCAACCGGGGGTGTCGGTGACGTCCATGGGGCCAACCACCGCCCGTCCCGTGATTCGTGGGCTGGGGGGCGACCGCATCCTCATGCTCGAGGACGGCCAGCGTTCCGGCGATCTCTCGTCCCTGTCCGGCGACCATGCCGTGGCCATCGAGCCATCCACGGCGAAGCAGATCGAGGTCGTGCGCGGGCCCATGTCACTCCTGTATGGCAGCTCGGCGTTAGGGGGAGTGGTCAACGTGGTCCGCGAGGAAATTCCCACCACCATTCCGGACCAGTTGCATGGTGCCCTGTCGTTCGAGGGTGCGTCGGTCAGCCGTGGGACCAGCGTCGGTGGGTATGCTGCCCAGCGTGCGGGCCCGCTCGCCCTGCGCGGCGAGGCGTCCTGGCGACGCTCTGCAAACATCCGTACGCCGCTCGGAGCGCTGGTCAACACGGAGGCCCAGACCGCCAACGGCGCAGGTGCCGTCGCCTGGGCCGGCACGGCGGGCCACGTGGGCGCCTCGTACCGCTTTTACGGCTCCAACTACGGCATTCCGGGCGGCTTTATTGGCGGACACGAACAGGGGGTCGACATCCGCATGCGACGCCACACGGTTCGTGCCGAGGCCGAGCGGACGAAGCGGACAGGGCCATTCACCTCCATCCGCTCCACCGCTACGATCACGCAATACGACCACCAGGAAATCGAGGCGGGCGGCAGCATTGCCACGCGGTTCGAGCAATTCCAGTCCGTCGGAGAGGTGGTCGCTCGGCATGAAGCGGCAGGCCCCTTCGCCTCGGGGGCGATTGGTGTGCGCGCGCAATACCGCGACATCGTCACGGGAGGGACGCTGCGGACGCCATCGACGGGAGACCAGACCCTCGCCGGTTTTGCCATCGAGGAGGTGAAGGTCGGCCGCCTCGCCCTGCAAGGAGGGCTCCGGTACGATTACGCGTCATACACCCCGCGTCGCCGCACCTTCATCTTTGTCGGTGGCGAGCGAATTCCCGTCGAATCACGGACCTTTGGCGCCGTCTCGGGCTCGGTAGGTGCCATCTACGACCTGCGCGAAGTCGTCCATCTCGGCGTGAGCCTCAACCGGGCGTATCGCACCCCGGACTTCAATGAGTTGTATTCCAATGGGCCGCATCTCGCCGCCAACTCCTTCGACGTGGGCGATCCGCGCTTGCGCCAGGAGACCGGACTCGGTGTCGATGCCTTCATCCGGGTTGACCGTGAGCACCTGCGGGCCGAGGTGAGTGTCTTCAGGAACCGACTCGACAACTTCATCTTTCCCTCGAGCCGTGGTCGCGCCGAGCTCGGGTCACAAGGCGCACGGCCGCGATTCCAGTATACCAATGAGGACGCGCGCTTCTCCGGCGCCGAGGGCCAGCTGGAGCTTGCGGTGACTCGCCGCTGGGTCGTGGACATGACAACCTCGATCGTGCGGGCGCGTTTCACCTCGATACGTGCGCCAATCCCGGTCATCACCGACCTGGACACCTCCTTTGTCCCGGCGGCCGCCCACCCGCCGTTCATTCCACCGATCAGCGGCAACCTCGGCATCCGGTACGACCGACCCGCCGCCTACGGAGGCCTCACCATGCGGTGGGCGGGACCGCAGGAACGACTGGGCGACTTCGAGGCACGCACCGCCGGTTACGCCGCGGTAGGTGCGAATGTGGGGTGGAGGCGACTCATTGGCAGCCGCCTGCACACGGTCACCCTGCGCGTCGACAACCTGTTCGATCGCGCGTACCGCGACCATCTCTCGCGCATCAAGGAGATCATGCCGGAGCCGGGCCGGAACGTGAACCTGTTGTATCGGTTGTCGTTCTAG
- a CDS encoding CBS domain-containing protein codes for MLRVKDIMTPNVVTLTPEQSLRQAIDTLVTCRIQGAPVVDNGRVVGVLSAPDLLEFESVAGNEPEETDEGDVEEWQEGDEWSSSYFTDLWTGRDEDVVERVATQGRAMSFLDSHTVGEAMARTVCTLPADLEVSNAAQRLLAAGVQRAIVTDDTGFIGILSATDILRAVAEHRLTVKQMVFVK; via the coding sequence ATGCTGCGCGTCAAAGACATCATGACCCCAAACGTGGTGACGCTCACGCCGGAGCAATCGCTCCGGCAGGCGATCGACACCCTCGTCACCTGCCGCATTCAGGGGGCCCCGGTGGTCGACAACGGTCGGGTGGTGGGTGTGTTGTCGGCACCTGACCTGCTGGAATTCGAGTCGGTCGCCGGCAACGAACCGGAGGAAACCGACGAGGGGGATGTGGAGGAGTGGCAAGAGGGCGACGAGTGGTCCTCCAGCTACTTCACGGACCTCTGGACCGGGCGAGACGAAGACGTCGTCGAACGGGTCGCCACACAGGGCCGGGCGATGAGCTTTCTCGATAGCCACACGGTCGGCGAGGCGATGGCACGCACGGTCTGTACCCTCCCGGCTGACCTCGAGGTCTCGAACGCGGCCCAACGTCTCCTCGCCGCCGGGGTCCAGCGGGCGATCGTCACGGACGATACAGGCTTTATCGGGATCCTCTCGGCCACGGACATCTTGCGTGCCGTCGCCGAACACCGCCTGACCGTGAAGCAAATGGTCTTCGTGAAGTAG
- a CDS encoding cytochrome c3 family protein, whose amino-acid sequence MYPHPVTPPSALARWGTALLVTLVMLGSVPLDAQRPPINSVRGQSTRPSPLAPLRLAPGDFPHQKHARLFPTCEGCHADVTRGTSAALFPAPSSCASCHNGTDARRIQWTPPARPAAPGLLDFSHQRHFAASDSTVRRCVACHATPSGNGFMDVAAATAPTCFGCHQHRTPSHYDPPSTCTTCHRPLTSARRLDLDAVRALPKPASHTQPGFGGAHAPTSPAAAATCATCHARESCARCHMNVATLPVASSLAPDPRVAVLTRDLLPAWPVPDTHRRDGFVEGHGPQASAPGATCANCHARSSCTTCHTGAGASAVIRALPEPSRGPRGVQLRRPLADASGRTPGRVVTTRLVADTGSRVVRPHSRNFVETHRTAAATGQQSCEGCHTQRFCSDCHAGESRRAFHPVNFVAGHAAPTYARDRECASCHNTEVFCRDCHRASGLQAAGRNAAVYHNAQPQWLLQHGRAARLELASCTTCHTQATCMRCHATTGWGVNPHGRDFDAERLGRKAMAMCARCHIKDPRGSR is encoded by the coding sequence ATGTACCCCCACCCGGTCACGCCCCCGTCAGCGCTGGCCCGCTGGGGCACGGCGCTCCTCGTCACGCTTGTCATGCTGGGCAGCGTCCCACTCGACGCGCAGCGCCCTCCCATCAACTCGGTCCGCGGCCAGTCCACGCGCCCGTCACCCCTCGCGCCGCTCCGGCTGGCGCCCGGCGACTTCCCGCACCAGAAGCACGCACGCCTCTTCCCCACCTGCGAAGGGTGCCACGCCGACGTCACCCGCGGTACGTCGGCCGCGCTCTTCCCCGCGCCGAGCTCCTGCGCCTCGTGTCACAACGGGACTGACGCCCGACGCATCCAGTGGACCCCGCCCGCGCGACCCGCCGCGCCCGGACTCCTCGACTTCTCGCACCAGCGCCATTTCGCCGCATCGGACAGCACCGTTCGCCGGTGCGTCGCGTGTCATGCCACGCCGTCCGGCAACGGCTTCATGGACGTCGCCGCCGCCACGGCGCCCACCTGCTTCGGGTGCCACCAACATCGGACGCCGTCGCACTACGATCCGCCGAGCACCTGTACCACCTGTCACCGGCCACTCACGAGCGCCCGGCGCCTCGACCTGGACGCCGTGCGCGCCCTGCCGAAGCCGGCGTCCCACACGCAACCGGGTTTTGGTGGCGCGCACGCACCAACCTCCCCTGCCGCGGCGGCGACGTGCGCCACCTGTCACGCCCGGGAGAGCTGCGCCCGTTGCCACATGAATGTGGCCACCCTGCCGGTGGCGTCGTCCCTGGCGCCGGATCCGCGGGTGGCAGTACTCACCCGCGACCTGCTCCCGGCGTGGCCGGTGCCCGACACACATCGGCGCGACGGATTCGTCGAAGGGCATGGCCCGCAGGCCAGTGCCCCGGGTGCGACCTGCGCCAATTGTCATGCCCGGTCGAGCTGCACCACCTGTCACACCGGTGCCGGGGCCAGCGCGGTGATCCGCGCACTCCCCGAGCCCTCACGGGGGCCGCGAGGGGTGCAGCTCCGGCGGCCACTCGCTGATGCCAGCGGTCGCACCCCGGGCCGTGTGGTGACCACGCGACTGGTGGCCGACACCGGGTCGCGCGTCGTGCGCCCCCACTCCCGCAACTTCGTCGAGACGCATCGCACGGCGGCGGCGACCGGCCAGCAGTCGTGCGAGGGATGCCATACCCAGCGATTCTGTTCGGATTGTCATGCGGGCGAATCGCGTCGCGCCTTCCATCCCGTCAACTTCGTTGCCGGGCATGCCGCGCCGACTTACGCCCGGGATCGCGAGTGCGCGTCGTGCCACAACACCGAGGTGTTCTGCCGGGACTGCCATCGTGCGTCCGGGCTCCAGGCCGCCGGGCGGAATGCCGCGGTCTACCACAACGCGCAGCCCCAGTGGCTCCTGCAGCATGGTCGGGCTGCGCGCCTTGAGTTGGCCAGCTGCACCACGTGCCACACGCAAGCCACCTGCATGCGCTGCCATGCCACCACGGGCTGGGGCGTGAATCCCCACGGGCGTGATTTCGACGCCGAGCGCCTGGGGCGCAAGGCCATGGCCATGTGTGCCCGGTGCCACATCAAGGATCCGCGCGGCTCACGTTAG